A stretch of Bradyrhizobium sp. CCBAU 53338 DNA encodes these proteins:
- a CDS encoding EAL domain-containing protein, whose protein sequence is MGDRDQNDQDRKRATARRLATLIGLHRPALVAAGVGLLFSLAGAAAVARWEDRVNKLEFENAAETESIVMQNGMSEYISRLVALRTLFESANDEITRSEFETFSARLFERHPGMLRVAWLPLVNRKERAEYEAAAVADGISSYHIKSLQGDKLAIAPQSDEYFPVFYSTQPKTSPVYGMDYGSVPERRVALERARDNDRIVAIRGPLYAVRETGHQHDVIVSVPVYAKGTSRDTIADRRRNLAGYVVGVFDLPLLMQAIRVTTGANPAVSINIYPPFTGRIVSLAETLPDFASATTAPRSMRDVARGRHWSGHLRIGDADWQVRAMPAAGGALETSYDRAGAVLIVGMLLTLSLSTYLMLASRNSRRLSLANRRVLELAQTDVLTGLPNRAFFLSRLDDLNGQLEDGGGWTFSILMLDLDRFKNVNDSLGHGAGDALLRLVAQRLKSAVRATDVLARLGGDEFAVIQEGCEDQRASSTELAARIAKLVAEPFLLPGHRVEIGTSIGIAIAPDHGSDQEQLLKKADLALYRSKSAGRNCFTIYDEAMSVELEARNTLEGDLRDAIARCQLEVHYQPFMDVGAGVRRGFEALVRWRHPVRGLIPPDQFIALAEETGLIVPLGEFVLRRACADAADWPSDLMVAVNLSPIQFKEADLFDVICAALRDSGLSPQRLEIEITESVLLERGAENHAFMQRLKNIGIELALDDFGTGYSSLSYLTAFPFDKIKIDKSFIRSLTHQPRSSAIISSIVTLARGLDMSVTAEGVETSEEFERLKALGVNFAQGYLFGRPQPIDQIGLDAPAEGSQRDAA, encoded by the coding sequence ATGGGCGATCGCGATCAGAATGATCAGGATCGGAAACGTGCGACCGCGCGGCGTCTCGCGACGTTGATCGGGCTCCATCGTCCTGCGCTCGTGGCAGCCGGCGTCGGCCTGCTGTTCTCGCTGGCGGGCGCCGCCGCGGTGGCGCGATGGGAAGATCGCGTCAACAAGCTCGAATTCGAAAACGCGGCCGAGACCGAATCGATCGTCATGCAGAACGGCATGAGCGAATATATCAGCCGGCTCGTAGCATTGCGGACCCTGTTCGAGTCGGCCAACGACGAAATCACCCGCAGCGAGTTCGAGACCTTCAGCGCCCGCCTGTTCGAACGCCATCCGGGCATGTTGCGCGTCGCCTGGCTGCCGCTCGTCAACCGCAAGGAGCGGGCCGAGTACGAGGCCGCCGCGGTCGCCGACGGCATCTCCAGCTACCATATTAAATCGCTTCAGGGCGACAAACTCGCGATTGCTCCCCAGAGCGACGAATATTTTCCCGTCTTCTACTCGACCCAACCGAAGACCTCGCCCGTCTATGGAATGGACTACGGAAGTGTTCCGGAACGTCGTGTTGCGCTTGAACGCGCGCGTGACAATGACCGGATCGTTGCGATCCGCGGACCGCTCTATGCTGTGCGTGAGACGGGCCACCAGCACGACGTGATCGTCTCCGTGCCCGTCTATGCCAAAGGCACCTCGCGTGACACGATCGCGGACCGTCGCCGCAACCTCGCGGGCTACGTCGTCGGCGTGTTCGACCTGCCGCTGTTGATGCAGGCCATTCGCGTGACGACCGGGGCAAACCCTGCGGTGAGCATCAACATCTATCCGCCCTTCACGGGACGGATTGTCAGTCTGGCGGAGACTCTCCCCGACTTTGCATCGGCGACCACGGCGCCGCGATCGATGCGCGACGTGGCCCGAGGAAGGCATTGGTCGGGCCATCTCAGGATCGGCGATGCCGACTGGCAGGTCCGCGCAATGCCGGCCGCCGGCGGTGCGCTGGAGACGAGTTATGATCGCGCGGGCGCCGTGCTGATCGTCGGCATGCTGCTGACGCTGTCGCTGTCGACCTATCTGATGCTCGCCAGCCGCAATTCGCGGCGGCTCTCGCTGGCCAACCGGCGCGTGCTGGAGCTGGCGCAAACCGATGTGTTGACCGGATTGCCGAACCGCGCCTTCTTCCTCTCCCGGCTCGACGATCTGAACGGCCAGCTGGAGGACGGCGGCGGCTGGACCTTCTCGATCCTGATGCTCGATCTCGACCGTTTCAAGAACGTCAACGATTCCCTCGGCCATGGCGCCGGCGATGCGCTGTTGCGCCTGGTGGCGCAGCGGCTGAAATCCGCGGTGCGCGCCACCGACGTGCTGGCGCGGCTCGGCGGCGATGAGTTCGCCGTCATCCAGGAAGGCTGCGAGGATCAGCGCGCTTCATCGACCGAGCTGGCGGCGCGGATCGCCAAGCTGGTCGCCGAACCGTTCCTGCTGCCGGGACATCGCGTCGAGATCGGTACCAGCATCGGCATTGCGATCGCGCCGGATCACGGCAGCGACCAGGAGCAACTGCTGAAGAAGGCCGACCTCGCGCTCTATCGTTCGAAATCGGCGGGCCGCAACTGCTTCACCATCTATGACGAGGCGATGTCGGTCGAGCTCGAGGCGCGCAACACGCTGGAAGGCGATCTGCGCGATGCCATCGCGCGCTGCCAGCTCGAGGTGCACTATCAGCCGTTCATGGATGTCGGCGCCGGTGTGCGGCGCGGCTTCGAGGCGCTGGTGCGCTGGCGGCATCCGGTCCGCGGCCTGATCCCGCCGGATCAGTTCATCGCGCTCGCCGAAGAGACCGGGCTGATCGTGCCGCTGGGTGAGTTCGTGCTGCGCCGCGCCTGCGCCGATGCGGCGGACTGGCCGTCCGACCTGATGGTCGCGGTGAACCTGTCGCCGATCCAGTTCAAGGAAGCCGATCTGTTCGACGTCATCTGCGCGGCCTTGCGGGATTCCGGCCTGTCGCCGCAACGGCTCGAGATCGAGATCACCGAATCCGTCCTGCTGGAGCGCGGCGCGGAGAACCACGCCTTCATGCAGCGGCTCAAGAACATCGGCATCGAGCTCGCGCTCGATGATTTCGGCACCGGCTACTCCTCGCTGAGCTATCTCACCGCGTTTCCGTTCGACAAGATCAAGATCGACAAATCGTTCATCCGCAGCCTCACGCATCAACCGCGCTCCTCCGCCATCATCTCCTCGATCGTGACCCTGGCGCGCGGGCTCGACATGTCGGTCACCGCCGAGGGTGTCGAGACTTCGGAGGAGTTCGAG